The Archangium primigenium genomic interval CGACCCGGACAGCTTCGAGGAGTTCGACAAGGAGCTCGAGCCGCAGGATCCGCTCGGGTTCTCCGACTCGAAGAAGTACAAGGACCGGCTGCGCTCCACGCGCAAGGCGCTGGGCGAGAACGACGCCTTCATCTCCGGCGTGGGCCGCATCGAGGGCCAGCAGGTGTCGGTGGGCTGCTTCGTGTTCGAGTTCATGGGCGGCTCCATGGGCTCGGTGGTGGGCGAGAAGTGCACGCGGGTGTTCGAGCGCGCGCACGAGCTCAAGTGCCCGGCCATCGTCTTCTCCGCCTCGGGCGGCGCGCGCATGCAGGAGGGCATCTTCTCCCTCATGCAGATGGCCAAGACGAGCGCGGCCATCGCCCGCTTCCGCAACGTGGGCAAGCCCTACATCTCCGTGCTCCTGCACCCCACCACGGGCGGCGTGGCGGCCTCGTTCTCGTGGCTGGGCGACGTGATGCTCGCCGAGCCCAAGGCGCTCATCGGCTTCGCCGGTCCGCGCGTCATCGAGCAGACCATCCGCCAGAAGCTGCCCGAGGGCTTCCAGCGCTCGGAGTTCCTCGTGGAGCACGGCATGCTCGACGCCATCGTCCAGCGCAAGGATCTGCGCGCCAAGCTCCACCAGGTCATCTCCCTGCTCGGCTAGGCCGTCCCCTCGCGCCCTCGACGGATGACGACGCCCCGCACCCCCGTGGAGGCGCTGGAGTTCTTCTCCCGCCTCAGTCCCTCCAGCATCAAGCTCGGCCTGGAGCGGGTGGACGCCGCCCTGGAGGCGCTCGGCCATCCCGAGCGGCGCTTTCCCGCGCTGCACGTGGCGGGCACCAACGGCAAGGGCAGCACGTGCGCCTTCGCCTCGGCCATGCTCCACGCCGAGGGCCACCGGGTGGGGCTGTACACCTCGCCGCACCTGGTGCGCGTCAACGAGCGCATCCGCGTGGACGGGGTGGAGATTACCGACGAGGTGTTCGGCCAGCGGATTTTGGAGGTGCTGGAGCGCCACCCGGACGCCGGGGAACTCACGTACTTCGAGTTCGGCACCGTGGTGGCCTTCTGGCACTTCGCCCGCGAGGCGGTGGACGTGGCCGTGGTGGAGGTGGGGCTGGGCGGCCGGCTGGACGCCACCCGCGCGTGTGAGGCGCGCGTGACCGCCATCACCCCCGTGTCCTTCGATCACACCGAGTACCTCGGCCACACCCTGGAGGCCATCGCCGGGGAGAAGGCCGGCATCCTCAAGCCCGGCGTTCCCGGGGTGATCAGCCAGCAGGCCCCCGAGGCGCTCGCGGCCATCACCGCCCGGGCCGAGGCGCTGGGGGCTCCCCTGGTGCTCGAGGGCCGCGACTTCGGCTTGGATGCCCGCCCGGACGGCACCCTGGCCTACTGGGGCCCGCACCTGGCGGTGGAGGGCCTCACCCTGGGGCTCCGGGGCGCGCACCAGCGGGGCAACGCCGCGGTGGCCGTGGCCCTGGTGGAGCAGGGGAGGGCCCAGGGGCTCCCGGTCTCGCCCGAGGCCATCCGCACGGGCCTGGCCCGGGCCCGGTGGCCGGGTCGGCTGGAGGAGCTGGGCGGCCCGCCGCCGCTGGTGCTGGATGGGGCGCACAACCCCGCCGGGATCCAGGTGCTGCTCGCGGGCCTGCGCTCGCTCTACCCGGGCCGCCGGGTGCACTGCGTCTTCGGCGTGGTGGGCGACAAGGACCGGCGC includes:
- a CDS encoding bifunctional folylpolyglutamate synthase/dihydrofolate synthase; its protein translation is MTTPRTPVEALEFFSRLSPSSIKLGLERVDAALEALGHPERRFPALHVAGTNGKGSTCAFASAMLHAEGHRVGLYTSPHLVRVNERIRVDGVEITDEVFGQRILEVLERHPDAGELTYFEFGTVVAFWHFAREAVDVAVVEVGLGGRLDATRACEARVTAITPVSFDHTEYLGHTLEAIAGEKAGILKPGVPGVISQQAPEALAAITARAEALGAPLVLEGRDFGLDARPDGTLAYWGPHLAVEGLTLGLRGAHQRGNAAVAVALVEQGRAQGLPVSPEAIRTGLARARWPGRLEELGGPPPLVLDGAHNPAGIQVLLAGLRSLYPGRRVHCVFGVVGDKDRRPMLEALLPTCASVHLTPLDTPRSLAPERYLDEARALCADVGAYSSLEAALAGAHSRASENDVILCTGSLFLVGAVRARWGGNLGALHHSP
- the accD gene encoding acetyl-CoA carboxylase, carboxyltransferase subunit beta, with the translated sequence MAWFSKKPRIATTPEPVDAPSRMQGLWAKCESCDEILYRQELEKNLNVCPHCEHHLPWPARARLASLLDPDSFEEFDKELEPQDPLGFSDSKKYKDRLRSTRKALGENDAFISGVGRIEGQQVSVGCFVFEFMGGSMGSVVGEKCTRVFERAHELKCPAIVFSASGGARMQEGIFSLMQMAKTSAAIARFRNVGKPYISVLLHPTTGGVAASFSWLGDVMLAEPKALIGFAGPRVIEQTIRQKLPEGFQRSEFLVEHGMLDAIVQRKDLRAKLHQVISLLG